The Lactobacillus sp. ESL0680 genome has a segment encoding these proteins:
- a CDS encoding GH25 family lysozyme, with translation MKRFHHKYTLPAILLMLAIALALLFNGLFNLKKQTTLPPDANSSAIGVELNQNYGYVSMHELQANGISFVYLRSTQGRSYFDDDYLSYRDQILGTKLAFGTSVAYSDESTPQQHYTYFMKKVGTNTGSLPIMVVPAVSERRLGYIKQMAQFTSMLVNTGKRVMVDLPVKYKKYFPAGVLFITASKREPNKLQYAFWQYTTNGRVKNVRELEDGGVIMLAYNGTVTQYKQKYGQLTQ, from the coding sequence ATGAAGCGATTTCATCATAAGTACACATTGCCGGCGATTTTGCTTATGCTGGCAATTGCGCTCGCGCTCTTGTTTAATGGGCTGTTTAACTTAAAAAAACAAACGACGCTGCCGCCAGATGCTAATTCAAGTGCAATTGGTGTGGAATTAAATCAAAATTATGGTTATGTCTCAATGCATGAATTGCAAGCAAACGGAATCTCCTTTGTCTACTTGCGCAGTACTCAGGGACGGTCATATTTTGATGATGATTACCTGTCTTATCGTGATCAGATCTTAGGAACCAAGCTGGCGTTTGGCACAAGTGTGGCGTATAGTGATGAATCAACACCGCAGCAGCATTATACTTATTTTATGAAAAAAGTAGGGACCAACACCGGCAGTTTACCAATTATGGTGGTACCAGCAGTGAGTGAGCGCCGACTAGGCTACATTAAGCAGATGGCGCAGTTCACGAGCATGCTGGTAAATACGGGTAAACGTGTGATGGTTGACCTGCCAGTTAAGTATAAAAAGTATTTTCCAGCTGGTGTTTTATTTATTACGGCCAGCAAACGTGAGCCTAATAAACTCCAATATGCCTTTTGGCAGTACACGACAAATGGCCGCGTTAAAAATGTCCGCGAATTAGAAGACGGCGGAGTTATTATGCTGGCATATAACGGCACAGTAACACAGTATAAACAGAAATATGGGCAGTTAACACAATAA
- the map gene encoding type I methionyl aminopeptidase, translating to MITIKSVRELKGMQASGRLLASMFEGLRDVIKPGITTWDIEEFCQKFVKSRGGRLSEQGFEGYKYGTCISVNDQIAHATPRKDTILNEGDLVKVDVTCNLNGYETDSCTTYPVGKISDADRDLMETTKKAMYLGIDQAVLGNRIGDIGAVIQHFVEDEHGYGDVKELVGHGIQPSIHEDPEVPHWGKAGHGLRLREGMTITVEPMVEAGGDWRIEQKTVSDPNDDWVYYATPDGSKSAQFEHTFAITKDGPKILTLQKPYAGYEKYLPHFDEMDD from the coding sequence TTGATTACAATAAAATCCGTTCGAGAACTTAAAGGGATGCAGGCTTCAGGTCGGTTACTGGCATCGATGTTTGAAGGCTTACGTGATGTGATTAAGCCAGGAATTACGACATGGGATATTGAAGAGTTTTGTCAAAAGTTTGTCAAAAGCCGCGGCGGACGTCTATCTGAGCAGGGATTTGAAGGTTATAAGTATGGTACGTGTATTTCGGTAAATGACCAAATTGCTCACGCAACACCGCGTAAAGATACAATCTTAAATGAAGGCGACCTTGTTAAAGTTGATGTCACTTGCAACCTTAATGGTTATGAAACTGATTCTTGTACCACTTACCCAGTTGGCAAAATTTCGGATGCCGACCGTGATTTGATGGAAACAACCAAAAAGGCAATGTACCTTGGAATCGATCAAGCGGTTTTGGGTAACCGAATTGGTGATATTGGTGCGGTAATCCAACATTTTGTCGAAGACGAACACGGTTACGGCGATGTTAAAGAGTTAGTTGGCCATGGCATCCAGCCAAGTATCCATGAGGATCCAGAAGTACCGCATTGGGGCAAGGCTGGTCATGGCTTGCGCTTGCGTGAAGGTATGACAATCACCGTTGAGCCAATGGTTGAAGCTGGCGGCGACTGGCGCATTGAACAAAAGACGGTCAGTGATCCTAACGATGATTGGGTTTATTATGCGACACCAGATGGTTCTAAGTCGGCACAGTTTGAACATACTTTTGCCATTACCAAGGATGGTCCCAAGATTTTAACTTTGCAAAAACCTTACGCTGGCTATGAAAAATACCTACCACATTTTGATGAAATGGATGATTAA
- a CDS encoding NAD(P)-dependent oxidoreductase yields the protein MKVLLYNMTPEQMVYVDKWRKNHPEDDLQTSEDILDASTVDLAKGFDCVSMMQVENIDQEEVYKKLASFGIKQLALRSVGYNIINWDYVHKYDMFVTNTPAYSPRAVAENTLTSAMYLLRNWGQILHNEKCDLNFVREENLMSDEIYNKTVGIIGVGRIGSATAEIFSALGARVIGNDLIENPANEAFMEYTDFDTVIKESDILTLHTPLDPSIVNMIGAKQFKQMKDTAIIINDARGPLVNTEELVDALKNHEIAGAALDVLTEENDFFMKKFDDLAELPKTYQELAKMPNVIITPHSAYYTKTSVKNMIEHSMTDAKRVLDGQKPIYPVEM from the coding sequence ATGAAAGTTTTACTATACAATATGACACCTGAACAAATGGTTTACGTTGACAAGTGGCGCAAAAACCATCCTGAAGATGACTTACAGACAAGTGAGGATATTTTGGATGCGTCAACAGTTGATCTCGCTAAGGGCTTTGACTGTGTTAGCATGATGCAAGTTGAGAATATAGACCAAGAAGAGGTCTATAAAAAGTTGGCTTCCTTTGGGATTAAGCAATTAGCTTTGCGGTCAGTTGGCTATAATATTATCAATTGGGATTATGTTCATAAATATGATATGTTTGTTACCAACACGCCAGCATATTCGCCAAGAGCCGTTGCGGAAAACACGTTAACGTCAGCCATGTACTTGTTGCGTAACTGGGGACAAATTCTGCACAATGAAAAGTGCGACCTGAACTTTGTCCGTGAAGAAAATCTGATGAGTGACGAAATCTATAATAAGACCGTCGGGATTATTGGTGTGGGCCGAATTGGTTCGGCAACCGCGGAAATTTTTAGTGCTTTGGGTGCTAGAGTTATTGGTAATGATTTGATTGAAAATCCGGCCAATGAAGCTTTCATGGAATATACAGATTTTGATACAGTTATTAAAGAATCTGACATTTTGACTTTGCACACGCCGCTTGATCCATCAATTGTGAACATGATTGGTGCCAAGCAATTTAAGCAAATGAAAGATACGGCAATTATTATTAATGATGCTCGAGGACCACTGGTTAACACTGAAGAGCTGGTTGATGCTTTGAAAAATCACGAAATTGCCGGTGCTGCCCTAGATGTTTTGACAGAAGAAAATGATTTCTTCATGAAGAAATTTGATGATCTTGCTGAATTGCCAAAGACTTATCAAGAATTAGCAAAGATGCCAAATGTTATAATTACACCGCACTCTGCTTACTACACGAAGACGTCAGTTAAGAATATGATTGAGCATAGTATGACTGATGCTAAGCGGGTTTTGGATGGGCAAAAGCCAATTTATCCTGTTGAAATGTAA
- a CDS encoding YihY/virulence factor BrkB family protein, with protein MNRKKEAAPNRVALFYKTLSLKFSQGEVLTSAIVIAYYVLFSIFPLIIIIGNILPLFHIDTTPIASYLDLIFPDKIAKFIMPIIDSLLRRKSTGYISFGIILALWSVSSLVNAIRIGMNRIYGVRTTELKQKWQVTVWTRSITILLTNLMIIIFTLLSLTLIFGQQVLEFLRPIFSFSVGEIEKIFSYRYPVVGIILLGTLFYLNYVLPNIKLKKRVIWPGVFTTLIGWLLLSYLFSFYLHHFHISWENYGIIGTFIIFMLWLNISSVLLLLGTCVNSAIVSLRVGKVQYSAGHLAEYIQRKRHQ; from the coding sequence ATGAATAGAAAAAAAGAGGCAGCACCGAATCGTGTTGCCTTATTTTATAAAACACTATCACTCAAATTCTCCCAAGGTGAAGTATTAACTAGCGCAATAGTCATCGCTTATTATGTTTTGTTTTCGATTTTTCCATTAATTATTATTATCGGAAACATTTTGCCGCTATTCCATATTGATACAACGCCAATCGCCAGCTACCTTGACCTAATTTTTCCAGATAAGATTGCTAAATTTATTATGCCGATTATTGACTCGCTGTTAAGACGTAAGTCAACTGGTTATATTTCCTTTGGTATTATTTTAGCTTTATGGTCGGTGTCATCGCTGGTCAATGCGATTCGGATTGGTATGAATCGCATTTATGGGGTGCGGACCACAGAATTAAAGCAAAAGTGGCAGGTAACGGTTTGGACACGGTCAATCACAATTTTGTTAACTAACTTAATGATTATAATTTTTACTTTGCTCAGTTTAACCTTGATTTTTGGGCAGCAAGTGTTGGAATTTTTACGGCCGATTTTTTCTTTTTCGGTTGGTGAAATTGAAAAAATCTTCAGTTACCGTTATCCAGTTGTTGGGATTATTTTGCTGGGAACATTATTTTATTTGAATTATGTTTTGCCTAATATCAAGTTGAAAAAGCGGGTAATTTGGCCTGGAGTCTTTACAACCTTAATTGGCTGGCTGCTATTATCTTATTTATTTAGTTTTTATTTGCATCATTTCCATATTAGTTGGGAAAATTATGGCATCATTGGTACCTTTATTATTTTCATGTTATGGCTCAACATTTCTTCGGTTTTGTTGTTACTTGGTACCTGTGTCAATTCAGCAATTGTTTCATTGCGTGTTGGTAAAGTGCAGTATTCTGCCGGTCATTTGGCAGAATATATCCAAAGAAAACGCCACCAGTAA
- a CDS encoding PTS transporter subunit EIIC — protein sequence MSRLVAWLEDYVLPVANKIGQVGWLVALRDAFISVMPITIAGSAAVLIKSLIAAAKINLGWTTFAWTMQPLVLICNVVWRGTFALFALFLALSLGYHFAKSLEVDPLAGALVALSSLAMSIANLTKVQVAGHEVIMNHVFNIQQFSTTGIFTAILFGTIGVLIYAFCVKARIMIHLSTNLPYAEQRAFDSLVPATIAIFVVGAINFIFQVVTGTYFGNWLLHTIQWPLVRMGQGFGMVMLVTLLVQIFWFFGINGLSVMAPILDSIWMTAQNVNITAVRNGKPAPMLWVRGSFDVFAWFGGAGGTLMLIVAILLFSKRSDYRTIAKVALAPAIFNINEPVVLGLPVVLNPVYFIPFIVAPLVNVAFSYWVSVLGLVNPVQAAVPGILPPIIGPFLACNYDWRAIVLCVVNMLIALAIWTPFVFAADKLADANGPRPYYTRQY from the coding sequence ATGAGTCGATTAGTAGCTTGGCTGGAAGATTATGTACTGCCGGTGGCCAATAAAATTGGTCAAGTGGGCTGGCTTGTGGCATTGCGGGATGCATTTATCTCTGTCATGCCAATTACGATTGCTGGCTCTGCTGCTGTATTGATTAAGAGCTTGATTGCAGCAGCGAAGATTAACTTGGGTTGGACAACTTTTGCCTGGACGATGCAGCCGCTAGTCTTAATTTGTAATGTGGTCTGGCGTGGTACCTTTGCCTTGTTTGCGCTCTTTTTGGCATTATCACTTGGCTATCATTTTGCGAAAAGCTTAGAGGTTGATCCGCTTGCTGGAGCGTTAGTTGCATTGTCGTCATTAGCCATGAGTATTGCTAATTTGACGAAAGTGCAGGTTGCTGGTCATGAAGTTATCATGAATCATGTCTTTAACATTCAGCAATTTTCAACTACCGGGATTTTTACCGCAATTTTGTTTGGGACGATTGGTGTTTTGATTTATGCCTTTTGTGTTAAGGCACGAATAATGATTCATCTTTCGACTAATCTACCTTATGCCGAGCAAAGAGCTTTTGATTCATTGGTGCCAGCAACGATTGCAATTTTTGTTGTTGGGGCAATTAATTTTATCTTTCAAGTAGTTACCGGTACATACTTTGGCAACTGGCTGCTGCACACAATTCAATGGCCGTTAGTCAGGATGGGGCAGGGGTTTGGGATGGTAATGCTCGTGACGCTGCTTGTTCAAATCTTTTGGTTCTTTGGCATTAATGGGCTAAGCGTGATGGCTCCCATCTTGGATTCAATCTGGATGACAGCACAGAATGTTAATATTACGGCCGTGCGTAATGGCAAGCCAGCACCAATGTTGTGGGTGCGGGGGTCATTTGATGTGTTTGCCTGGTTTGGTGGTGCTGGCGGAACGCTGATGTTGATAGTTGCAATTTTGCTCTTTTCTAAGCGCAGCGACTACCGGACAATTGCCAAAGTAGCCTTAGCACCAGCTATCTTTAACATTAATGAGCCGGTTGTCTTGGGCCTGCCAGTTGTTCTTAATCCTGTGTACTTTATTCCATTTATTGTGGCACCGTTGGTTAATGTTGCCTTTTCGTATTGGGTGAGTGTGTTGGGATTGGTTAATCCTGTTCAGGCTGCTGTGCCGGGAATTTTGCCGCCGATTATTGGACCGTTTTTGGCCTGCAATTATGATTGGCGAGCTATCGTCCTGTGTGTTGTTAATATGTTGATTGCCTTGGCAATCTGGACACCGTTTGTCTTTGCGGCGGATAAATTGGCAGATGCTAATGGCCCGCGCCCATATTATACAAGACAATATTAA
- a CDS encoding GtrA family protein: MANRINPWRHPIKFVKRHRNLFVYMVFGFIAALINTVVFMALHKWWRGAVFFSNIIAFVISNLASYFFNQKAVFINNVDQDHSTWHKLIVFFTYRIISLIPDQMIMSVGISWLHLSPLPVKIIDQVLVGIFNYLTTRSVFQAQETTLIERAKQRIQKHKNNK, from the coding sequence ATGGCTAACAGGATTAATCCATGGCGTCACCCCATAAAATTTGTTAAACGACACCGCAATCTTTTCGTTTACATGGTTTTCGGATTTATCGCTGCACTAATTAATACGGTTGTCTTCATGGCTCTGCACAAGTGGTGGCGTGGAGCCGTTTTCTTTTCTAATATTATCGCGTTTGTAATTTCTAACTTGGCTTCTTACTTCTTTAACCAAAAAGCCGTCTTTATCAACAATGTTGACCAAGATCACTCAACATGGCATAAGTTGATTGTCTTTTTCACTTACAGGATTATCAGCTTAATCCCTGACCAGATGATTATGTCGGTCGGTATTTCATGGCTGCACCTTAGTCCCTTGCCGGTTAAGATTATCGATCAAGTATTAGTAGGGATTTTCAATTACCTAACCACACGGTCGGTTTTCCAAGCACAGGAAACAACATTGATTGAACGCGCTAAACAGCGGATTCAAAAGCATAAGAATAACAAATAA
- a CDS encoding flavodoxin, producing MKARIVYASMTGNDADMAEILEEDLQDYDFDVETSEAEFTDASDYLASDLCIFVTYTYGEGKMTDDVADFYEQLQELDLSGKYFAVMGSGDKTYNDHFCENVFDFEKMFKQVGAKEVVAPVTIENAPDDDAIAAIDKAAEEMADRLNG from the coding sequence ATGAAGGCAAGGATTGTCTACGCTAGTATGACTGGCAATGATGCGGATATGGCAGAAATTCTAGAAGAAGATCTGCAGGATTATGATTTTGATGTAGAAACTAGCGAGGCCGAATTTACAGACGCTAGCGACTATTTGGCAAGTGACCTATGCATCTTTGTGACCTACACTTACGGTGAAGGTAAGATGACCGACGATGTTGCTGACTTCTATGAACAATTACAAGAACTAGATTTAAGCGGCAAATATTTTGCGGTAATGGGCAGCGGCGATAAGACTTACAACGATCATTTTTGTGAGAATGTTTTTGACTTTGAAAAGATGTTCAAGCAAGTTGGCGCTAAGGAAGTTGTTGCACCAGTGACAATTGAAAATGCACCGGATGATGATGCAATCGCCGCAATTGATAAGGCAGCAGAAGAAATGGCTGATCGGTTAAATGGCTAA
- a CDS encoding MFS transporter, with protein MTKKQIKYVTLALMLGNIMSGLDGTIINTAIPAIVAALHGIQFMGWIVAIFLLGMSISIPLWTKIGEKITNKLAFELSLVLFIIGSIFEGLAPNIFFFLAARLVMGIGAGGMGSLPYIIVGYIYPNIKTRTRILGYLTASFNVAAITGPLVGGTIIDTMSWHWVFYLNVPIGIIAVILSMLYFRPITPKSTRKFDFSGALLLALGLLTFLMGIQLLGLTSNLVVALLITVSLILIGGFLWREKRATNPIIPLSIFKNKALNGDFLLFAFTWGAYLAVNTYLPMWAQALLGTTALIGGVTLVPNSIVDITASQSVSFISDRVRTFMLVLIGILGMTVSVGGVFLADLQTPLQWLTFVCAFSGIGVGFIFVALQVKVQVDAGMANMATATSTSYLIRILAQTVMSAVYGVIMNMALARGVKQHSGITMHMMNELSDAQTAKHLPAKLLPTMRMIFHTGIKEIMLVSLLLLVIAFGLNFYFNWHTDVRESVEVSE; from the coding sequence ATGACTAAGAAGCAGATTAAGTATGTCACGCTGGCACTAATGCTGGGGAACATTATGTCGGGATTGGATGGGACGATAATTAATACCGCGATTCCGGCGATTGTCGCGGCATTGCATGGTATTCAGTTTATGGGGTGGATTGTTGCCATTTTTTTATTAGGGATGTCAATTTCAATTCCCTTGTGGACAAAAATCGGTGAAAAGATTACTAACAAATTAGCTTTTGAATTGTCATTAGTTTTGTTCATTATCGGTTCGATTTTTGAAGGATTAGCACCAAATATTTTCTTCTTTTTGGCTGCGCGGTTAGTGATGGGCATCGGTGCCGGTGGAATGGGGTCGCTGCCGTATATCATTGTTGGTTATATTTATCCTAATATTAAAACGCGGACGCGAATTTTGGGTTATTTGACCGCGAGCTTCAACGTTGCAGCGATTACGGGACCGCTAGTTGGCGGCACCATTATTGATACGATGTCGTGGCACTGGGTCTTCTACCTTAATGTACCGATTGGTATTATTGCGGTTATCTTGAGCATGCTTTACTTCCGGCCAATAACCCCTAAATCGACACGTAAGTTTGATTTTTCTGGTGCATTGTTACTGGCATTAGGTTTATTAACATTTTTAATGGGCATCCAGCTGCTGGGCTTGACCAGCAATTTAGTTGTCGCGTTACTAATTACGGTTAGTCTGATTTTAATTGGTGGCTTTTTATGGCGAGAGAAGCGGGCGACTAACCCAATTATTCCGCTGTCAATTTTCAAAAATAAGGCGTTAAATGGTGACTTTTTGCTCTTTGCATTCACTTGGGGAGCTTATTTAGCAGTTAATACTTACTTGCCAATGTGGGCACAAGCACTCTTAGGGACGACAGCACTTATTGGTGGGGTAACGCTAGTACCTAACTCAATTGTTGATATTACTGCCTCACAGAGTGTTTCCTTTATTAGTGATCGGGTGCGTACTTTTATGCTAGTGCTAATCGGCATTTTAGGGATGACCGTTTCAGTAGGTGGGGTATTTTTAGCTGATTTACAGACGCCCTTGCAATGGTTAACTTTTGTCTGTGCCTTTTCAGGAATTGGTGTTGGTTTTATCTTTGTGGCACTGCAAGTCAAAGTGCAAGTCGATGCCGGCATGGCAAACATGGCAACCGCCACATCAACTTCATATTTAATTAGGATTTTGGCACAAACAGTAATGTCAGCTGTGTATGGTGTCATTATGAACATGGCGCTAGCACGTGGAGTAAAGCAACATTCGGGTATTACCATGCACATGATGAATGAGTTAAGTGATGCACAAACGGCAAAACATTTACCAGCAAAATTATTGCCGACAATGCGGATGATTTTTCATACGGGCATTAAGGAAATTATGTTGGTATCACTGCTATTACTGGTAATTGCGTTTGGACTTAATTTTTACTTTAATTGGCATACTGATGTACGAGAATCAGTCGAAGTTAGTGAATAG
- the wecB gene encoding UDP-N-acetylglucosamine 2-epimerase (non-hydrolyzing) codes for MTKIKVMTVFGTRPEAIKMAPLVLKLQADERFDEVTVVSAQHREMLDQVLEIFKIKPDYDFNIMKQNQTLEEITAKVMIDLAKVIKKEKPDIVLVHGDTTTSFAASLASFYEQSTIGHVEAGLRTWNKYSPYPEEMNRQMTDDLADLYFAPTELSKANLLKENHRADNIFVTGNTAIDALKQTVQKDYHHDVLDLIEPEHKIILVTMHRRENQGEPMRRVFKVMKQVVDSHEDVEIIYPVHLSPRVQQVAQEILGNDPRIHLIAPLDVVDFHNLAKRSYFIMTDSGGVQEEAPSLNKPVLVLRDTTERPEGVKAGTLKLVGTEVDAVREAMLDLLENKTAYQKMASAKNPYGDGHASDRIMDDIAYYFAKPQGQKPADFE; via the coding sequence ATGACGAAAATTAAGGTAATGACGGTTTTTGGCACTAGACCTGAAGCAATTAAAATGGCACCACTGGTGTTGAAATTACAGGCTGATGAGCGCTTTGATGAAGTGACAGTGGTTAGTGCGCAGCACCGTGAAATGCTTGACCAAGTTCTGGAAATTTTTAAAATCAAACCGGATTACGACTTTAATATTATGAAACAGAACCAAACACTCGAAGAAATTACGGCCAAGGTAATGATTGACTTAGCCAAGGTAATTAAAAAAGAAAAGCCGGATATTGTATTAGTACATGGCGATACGACGACCAGTTTTGCGGCTAGTTTGGCTAGTTTTTATGAGCAGAGCACAATTGGGCATGTCGAGGCTGGTTTGCGGACGTGGAATAAGTATTCACCTTATCCTGAAGAAATGAACCGGCAAATGACTGACGATTTAGCTGACTTATATTTTGCACCAACTGAATTAAGTAAAGCGAATTTATTAAAAGAAAATCATCGTGCCGACAATATTTTTGTCACGGGAAATACCGCAATTGATGCACTTAAGCAAACGGTCCAAAAAGATTATCATCATGATGTTCTTGACTTAATTGAACCAGAGCATAAGATTATTTTAGTAACGATGCACCGCCGTGAGAATCAGGGTGAACCAATGCGGCGCGTGTTTAAGGTGATGAAGCAGGTAGTTGACAGTCATGAAGATGTGGAAATTATCTATCCTGTCCATTTGTCGCCGCGCGTTCAACAAGTTGCTCAAGAAATTTTGGGTAATGATCCACGCATTCATTTGATTGCTCCATTGGATGTGGTCGATTTTCATAATCTAGCTAAGCGCAGTTACTTTATCATGACGGATTCTGGCGGTGTGCAAGAAGAAGCACCTTCACTTAATAAGCCTGTTTTAGTGTTGCGTGATACAACCGAACGTCCTGAGGGGGTTAAGGCTGGTACACTTAAGCTGGTTGGAACTGAAGTTGATGCGGTGCGTGAGGCGATGCTTGATTTGCTTGAAAATAAGACGGCTTATCAAAAAATGGCTAGTGCTAAAAATCCATACGGTGATGGTCATGCTTCCGACCGGATTATGGATGACATTGCTTATTATTTTGCGAAGCCGCAGGGACAGAAGCCAGCAGATTTTGAATAA
- a CDS encoding type II toxin-antitoxin system HicB family antitoxin yields the protein MKKLTYPVIIWPAENGYNVLVPDLGKNGLVTQGTDLDNAIYMAHDLIGCMLSDTTNYPEATPLDKVVIPHEAKNAITMMVAINA from the coding sequence ATGAAGAAATTAACTTATCCAGTAATTATTTGGCCAGCTGAAAACGGCTATAATGTTCTAGTACCTGACTTGGGCAAAAATGGCTTAGTTACTCAAGGAACTGACTTAGATAATGCTATCTATATGGCGCACGACTTAATTGGTTGCATGCTATCCGACACTACTAATTATCCTGAAGCTACGCCACTTGATAAGGTTGTAATTCCCCATGAAGCTAAAAATGCTATTACAATGATGGTGGCGATTAATGCCTAA
- a CDS encoding DEAD/DEAH box helicase translates to MMKQEIETVLTKLGLKQPTLIQKETRDAILNGASLVALAKTGTGKTLAYALPALERVEKGMPNSLVIIAPTTELAVQIRHAINPFIHALGLKGVSLVGAGNRQRQEDNLKKKHPEVVVATPGRFFDFFSSNRIKIEQIKTLVIDEADDILEFSKMELLSSLGQNLSSDAQILLFGATESEITQKAEEIFGRVFLLVDVRAQQTTTVKNYFLQIDNTHKIDFVQRLTRLDHFKGILFFDSNQTMMRFAGIFAHTKTKFTLLANEFGKEKREQALHDLKVGKTKLLLATDLAARGLDIPGVTYVINFDIPSEVNTYLHRAGRTGRMGANGYVVTLGDDHDFRDLKKLLGDSATLERVYFAGYKLVTQLPRKKKAKKAVTEENSMSAPSKKKKHKKQKNKNKGYHPHYLKQKGEQ, encoded by the coding sequence ATAATGAAACAAGAAATTGAAACAGTTTTAACTAAACTCGGCTTGAAACAGCCGACGTTAATTCAAAAAGAAACACGCGACGCGATTTTAAATGGAGCTAGTCTAGTAGCGCTTGCTAAGACAGGAACGGGCAAGACGCTGGCTTATGCCTTGCCAGCTCTAGAGCGTGTAGAGAAGGGCATGCCGAATAGCTTAGTAATCATTGCGCCAACGACCGAATTAGCGGTGCAAATTCGGCACGCGATTAATCCTTTTATTCATGCGTTAGGCTTGAAGGGCGTTAGTCTAGTCGGTGCTGGCAACAGGCAGCGGCAGGAAGATAATTTAAAGAAGAAGCACCCAGAAGTAGTTGTTGCTACTCCAGGACGCTTTTTTGACTTCTTTTCCAGTAATCGCATCAAAATAGAGCAGATTAAAACCTTGGTCATTGACGAGGCCGACGATATTTTAGAGTTTAGCAAGATGGAATTGCTTAGTTCCTTAGGACAAAACCTGTCTTCTGACGCGCAAATTCTATTGTTTGGTGCGACGGAATCAGAAATTACACAGAAAGCCGAAGAAATTTTCGGGCGCGTATTTTTATTGGTTGATGTGCGCGCACAGCAGACAACAACCGTTAAGAATTATTTCTTGCAAATTGACAATACACATAAGATTGACTTTGTGCAGCGGTTGACGCGGTTGGATCATTTTAAGGGAATTTTGTTCTTTGATTCTAATCAAACAATGATGCGGTTTGCGGGGATTTTTGCACATACTAAAACTAAGTTTACTTTGCTGGCAAATGAATTTGGCAAGGAAAAGCGTGAGCAGGCACTCCACGACCTGAAGGTCGGGAAAACTAAGTTGCTGCTAGCAACGGATTTGGCAGCTCGCGGTTTGGATATTCCTGGTGTGACTTACGTCATTAACTTTGATATTCCTAGCGAAGTTAACACTTACTTGCATCGTGCTGGCCGGACGGGTCGCATGGGGGCCAATGGTTATGTGGTAACGCTTGGCGATGACCATGATTTTCGTGATTTGAAGAAGCTGCTTGGTGATAGTGCCACTTTGGAACGAGTTTACTTTGCCGGATATAAGTTGGTAACGCAATTACCACGTAAGAAAAAGGCTAAAAAAGCAGTTACCGAAGAAAATAGTATGTCGGCACCAAGCAAGAAGAAAAAACATAAAAAACAGAAGAATAAAAATAAGGGCTATCACCCACATTATTTAAAGCAAAAGGGGGAGCAATGA